One Glycine max cultivar Williams 82 chromosome 4, Glycine_max_v4.0, whole genome shotgun sequence DNA segment encodes these proteins:
- the LBD18 gene encoding protein LATERAL ORGAN BOUNDARIES, with the protein MASSSSYNSPCAACKFLRRKCLPGCIFAPYFPPEEPQKFANVHKIFGASNVTKLLNELLPHQREDAVNSLAYEAEARVRDPVYGCVGAISFLQRQVQKLQKELDSANADLLRFACNDMPPPSLSVPPQIPQRSFSAGFGNNNESASGGEFYRPSPTTTYSYPYSLPWTDTSSEDINDGGGNL; encoded by the coding sequence atggcaTCATCAAGCTCCTACAATTCTCCATGTGCAGCCTGCAAATTCTTGAGGAGGAAGTGCCTTCCCGGGTGCATCTTTGCACCTTACTTCCCACCAGAAGAGCCTCAAAAATTCGCCAACGTGCACAAGATCTTCGGTGCCAGCAATGTGACGAAGCTCCTCAATGAACTTCTCCCTCACCAGAGGGAAGATGCAGTGAACTCTCTTGCATATGAAGCCGAGGCACGCGTGAGAGACCCCGTTTATGGTTGCGTAGGTGCCATATCTTTCCTCCAGAGACAAGTCCAAAAGCTCCAGAAGGAGCTTGATTCCGCAAATGCTGATCTCCTTCGCTTTGCCTGCAATGACATGCCTCCACCCTCTCTTTCTGTGCCACCACAAATCCCCCAAAGGTCTTTTAGTGCAGGGTTTGGTAATAATAATGAATCAGCAAGTGGAGGAGAGTTCTATAGGCCTTCTCCTACCACCACTTACTCTTACCCTTATTCTCTTCCATGGACTGATACCTCTTCTGAGGATATCAATGATGGAGGAGGTAACTTGTGA
- the HDA3 gene encoding histone deacetylase 6 isoform X1 translates to MARGERAETESGVSLPSVGTDAKKRRVTYFYEPCIGDYYYGQGHPMKPHRIRMAHNLIVHYGLHRRMQVNRPFPAAEADIGRFHADDYVDFLSTVSPQILSENSHSHYRQLKRFNVGEDCPVFDGLFDFCRASAGGSIGAAVRLNREDADVAINWAGGLHHAKKAEASGFCYVNDIVLGILELLKVHRRVLYIDIDVHHGDGVEEAFYTTDRVMTVSFHKFGDFFPGTGHIKDIGVGAGKNYSLNVPLNDGLDDETFRGLFRPIIQKVMDVYQPDAVVLQCGADSLSGDRLGCFNLTVKGHADCLRFLRSFNVPLMVLGGGGYTVRNVARCWCYETAVAVGVEPSPKLPYNEYYEYFGPDYNLHVEPSTMENLNTPRDLEKIRNTLLEQLSRLPHAPSAPFQTTPSVIEVPEEEEEDMDVRPKRRIWSGEDFDSDHDDDMASSKNSDLTAQTSRSVADDMDEDKD, encoded by the exons ATGGCGAGAGGGGAGAGAGCGGAGACAGAGAGTGGCGTTTCGTTGCCCTCGGTGGGCACGGACGCGAAGAAGCGGAGAGTAACGTACTTCTACGAGCCGTGCATCGGCGACTACTACTACGGGCAAGGGCATCCGATGAAGCCTCACCGCATTCGCATGGCCCACAACCTCATCGTTCACTACGGCCTCCACCGCCGCATGCAGGTCAACCGCCCCTTCCCCGCGGCGGAGGCCGACATCGGCCGCTTCCACGCCGACGACTACGTCGACTTCCTCTCCACCGTCTCGCCGCAAATCCTCTCCGAGAATTCCCACTCCCACTACCGTCAGCTCAAGCGCTTCAACGTCGGCGAGGACTGCCCCGTCTTCGACGGCCTCTTCGACTTCTGCCGCGCCTCCGCCGGCGGCTCCATCGGCGCCGCCGTCCGCCTCAACCGCGAAGACGCCGACGTCGCCATCAATTGGGCCGGCGGCCTGCACCACGCCAAGAAGGCCGAGGCCTCCGGGTTTTGCTATGTTAACGACATTGTTCTCGGCATTCTAGAACTTCTCAAAGTTCATAGg CGTGTGCTGTATATTGATATTGATGTTCACCATGGAGATGGCGTTGAGGAGGCATTTTACACTACTGATAGGGTGATGACAGTGTCATTTCATAAGTTTGGGGATTTTTTCCCAGGAACTGGGCACATTAAAGACATTGGGGTGGGTGCTGGAAAGAATTATTCTCTAAACGTCCCACTCAATGATGGATTGGATGATGAGACTTTCCGTGGTCTGTTTCGCCCCATCATTCAAAAAGTCATGGATGTTTATCAACCGGATGCAGTTGTTCTTCAATGTGGAGCTGACTCGTTGTCTGGTGATCGGTTGGGTTGCTTCAACTTGACTGTGAAGGGCCATGCAGATTGCCTTCGTTTCCTTAGATCATTCAATGTCCCTCTAATGGTCTTGGGTGGGGGAGGATATACGGTTCGCAATGTTGCTCGTTGTTGGTGTTATGAG ACTGCAGTGGCAGTAGGAGTGGAGCCTAGTCCTAAGTTGCCTTACAAtgaatattatgaatattttgGCCCGGACTATAATCTTCATGTTGAGCCATCCACAATGGAAAACCTAAACACACCCAGGGATCTGGAAAAAATTCG GAATACATTACTGGAACAACTTTCCAGGCTTCCCCATGCACCCAGTGCACCTTTTCAAACAACACCATCGGTCATCGAAGTTCCAGAAGAG GAAGAGGAGGACATGGATGTAAGGCCAAAACGTCGTATATGGAGTGGTGAAGATTTTGATTCGGATCATGATGATGACATGGCTAGTTCAAAGAACTCTGATTTAACTGCACAAACGAG CAGGTCTGTTGCAGATGACATGGACGAAGATAAAGATTAA
- the HDA4 gene encoding histone deacetylase 6, with amino-acid sequence MATRERAEIENGVSLPSVGMDANKRRVTYFYKPNIDAHYHGEEYPMNPFRVDITHNLIVHYGLHRLMQINRPFLADKVDIARFHSDDYVEFLSTVSPQILAENFDSNYCQLKRFNIGGDFPILNGLFDFCRVSAGGSIGAAVCLNCSNADITINWAGGWHHAKKTKASGFCYVNDIVLGILELLKVHRVFFFS; translated from the coding sequence atggcaacAAGGGAGAGAGCAGAAATAGAGAATGGTGTTTCATTACCATCTGTGGGTATGGATGCAAATAAGCGTAGAGTGACATATTTCTACAAACCGAACATCGACGCCCACTATCATGGTGAAGAGTACCCAATGAATCCTTTTCGTGTTGACATTACCCACAACCTCATCGTCCACTATGGGCTACATCGACTCATGCAAATCAATCGCCCTTTCCTTGCCGACAAGGTTGACATTGCTCGCTTCCATTCCGATGACTATGTCGAGTTCCTGTCCACTGTTTCACCACAGATCCTTGCTGAAAACTTTGATTCCAACTATTGCCAACTTAAGCGCTTCAACATCGGTGGGGATTTCCCTATCTTGAACGGCCTTTTCGACTTTTGTCGTGTCTCTGCTGGCGGCTCTATCGGTGCTGCTGTTTGCCTAAACTGCTCCAATGCCGACATCACCATCAATTGGGCTGGGGGTTGGCACCATGCTAAAAAGACTAAAGCCTCTGGATTTTGCTACGTCAACGACATTGTTCTTGGCATTCTTGAACTTCTCAAAGTTCATagggtatttttcttttcc
- the HDA3 gene encoding histone deacetylase 6 isoform X2, with amino-acid sequence MARGERAETESGVSLPSVGTDAKKRRVTYFYEPCIGDYYYGQGHPMKPHRIRMAHNLIVHYGLHRRMQVNRPFPAAEADIGRFHADDYVDFLSTVSPQILSENSHSHYRQLKRFNVGEDCPVFDGLFDFCRASAGGSIGAAVRLNREDADVAINWAGGLHHAKKAEASGFCYVNDIVLGILELLKVHRRVLYIDIDVHHGDGVEEAFYTTDRVMTVSFHKFGDFFPGTGHIKDIGVGAGKNYSLNVPLNDGLDDETFRGLFRPIIQKVMDVYQPDAVVLQCGADSLSGDRLGCFNLTVKGHADCLRFLRSFNVPLMVLGGGGYTVRNVARCWCYETAVAVGVEPSPKLPYNEYYEYFGPDYNLHVEPSTMENLNTPRDLEKIRNTLLEQLSRLPHAPSAPFQTTPSVIEVPEEEEEDMDVRPKRRIWSGEDFDSDHDDDMASSKNSDLTAQTRSVADDMDEDKD; translated from the exons ATGGCGAGAGGGGAGAGAGCGGAGACAGAGAGTGGCGTTTCGTTGCCCTCGGTGGGCACGGACGCGAAGAAGCGGAGAGTAACGTACTTCTACGAGCCGTGCATCGGCGACTACTACTACGGGCAAGGGCATCCGATGAAGCCTCACCGCATTCGCATGGCCCACAACCTCATCGTTCACTACGGCCTCCACCGCCGCATGCAGGTCAACCGCCCCTTCCCCGCGGCGGAGGCCGACATCGGCCGCTTCCACGCCGACGACTACGTCGACTTCCTCTCCACCGTCTCGCCGCAAATCCTCTCCGAGAATTCCCACTCCCACTACCGTCAGCTCAAGCGCTTCAACGTCGGCGAGGACTGCCCCGTCTTCGACGGCCTCTTCGACTTCTGCCGCGCCTCCGCCGGCGGCTCCATCGGCGCCGCCGTCCGCCTCAACCGCGAAGACGCCGACGTCGCCATCAATTGGGCCGGCGGCCTGCACCACGCCAAGAAGGCCGAGGCCTCCGGGTTTTGCTATGTTAACGACATTGTTCTCGGCATTCTAGAACTTCTCAAAGTTCATAGg CGTGTGCTGTATATTGATATTGATGTTCACCATGGAGATGGCGTTGAGGAGGCATTTTACACTACTGATAGGGTGATGACAGTGTCATTTCATAAGTTTGGGGATTTTTTCCCAGGAACTGGGCACATTAAAGACATTGGGGTGGGTGCTGGAAAGAATTATTCTCTAAACGTCCCACTCAATGATGGATTGGATGATGAGACTTTCCGTGGTCTGTTTCGCCCCATCATTCAAAAAGTCATGGATGTTTATCAACCGGATGCAGTTGTTCTTCAATGTGGAGCTGACTCGTTGTCTGGTGATCGGTTGGGTTGCTTCAACTTGACTGTGAAGGGCCATGCAGATTGCCTTCGTTTCCTTAGATCATTCAATGTCCCTCTAATGGTCTTGGGTGGGGGAGGATATACGGTTCGCAATGTTGCTCGTTGTTGGTGTTATGAG ACTGCAGTGGCAGTAGGAGTGGAGCCTAGTCCTAAGTTGCCTTACAAtgaatattatgaatattttgGCCCGGACTATAATCTTCATGTTGAGCCATCCACAATGGAAAACCTAAACACACCCAGGGATCTGGAAAAAATTCG GAATACATTACTGGAACAACTTTCCAGGCTTCCCCATGCACCCAGTGCACCTTTTCAAACAACACCATCGGTCATCGAAGTTCCAGAAGAG GAAGAGGAGGACATGGATGTAAGGCCAAAACGTCGTATATGGAGTGGTGAAGATTTTGATTCGGATCATGATGATGACATGGCTAGTTCAAAGAACTCTGATTTAACTGCACAAACGAG GTCTGTTGCAGATGACATGGACGAAGATAAAGATTAA